A window from Pongo abelii isolate AG06213 chromosome 6, NHGRI_mPonAbe1-v2.0_pri, whole genome shotgun sequence encodes these proteins:
- the LAMTOR4 gene encoding ragulator complex protein LAMTOR4 isoform X4, protein MTSALTQGLERIPDQLGYLVLSEGAVLASSGDLENDEQAASAISELVSTACGFRLHRGMNVPFKRLSGVSLLQWSLENTHCW, encoded by the exons ATG ACTTCTGCACTGACCCAGGGTTTGGAGCGAATCCCAGACCAGCTCGGCTACCTGGTACTGAGTGAAGGTGCAGTGCTGGCG TCATCTGGGGACCTGGAGAATGACGAGCAGGCAGCCAGTGCCATCTCTGAGCTGGTCAGCACAGCCTGCGGTTTCCGGCTGCACCGCGGCATGAATGTGCCCTTCAAGCGCCTGTCTG GTGTGTCTCTCCTCCAGTGGTCTTTGGAGAACACACACTGCTGGTGA
- the LAMTOR4 gene encoding ragulator complex protein LAMTOR4 isoform X2, producing the protein MTSALTQGLERIPDQLGYLVLSEGAVLASSGDLENDEQAASAISELVSTACGFRLHRGMNVPFKRLSVVFGEHTLLVTVSGQRVFVVKRQNRGREPIDV; encoded by the exons ATG ACTTCTGCACTGACCCAGGGTTTGGAGCGAATCCCAGACCAGCTCGGCTACCTGGTACTGAGTGAAGGTGCAGTGCTGGCG TCATCTGGGGACCTGGAGAATGACGAGCAGGCAGCCAGTGCCATCTCTGAGCTGGTCAGCACAGCCTGCGGTTTCCGGCTGCACCGCGGCATGAATGTGCCCTTCAAGCGCCTGTCTG TGGTCTTTGGAGAACACACACTGCTGGTGACGGTGTCAGGACAGAGGGTGTTTGTGGTGAAGAGGCAGAACCGAGGTCGGGAGCCCATTGATGTCTGA
- the LAMTOR4 gene encoding ragulator complex protein LAMTOR4 isoform X3, with the protein MRERTRRGFRVSAPQSTSALTQGLERIPDQLGYLVLSEGAVLASSGDLENDEQAASAISELVSTACGFRLHRGMNVPFKRLSGVSLLQWSLENTHCW; encoded by the exons ATGCGCGAGAGGACCCGCCGAGGGTTCCGAGTCTCTGCTCCCCAATCT ACTTCTGCACTGACCCAGGGTTTGGAGCGAATCCCAGACCAGCTCGGCTACCTGGTACTGAGTGAAGGTGCAGTGCTGGCG TCATCTGGGGACCTGGAGAATGACGAGCAGGCAGCCAGTGCCATCTCTGAGCTGGTCAGCACAGCCTGCGGTTTCCGGCTGCACCGCGGCATGAATGTGCCCTTCAAGCGCCTGTCTG GTGTGTCTCTCCTCCAGTGGTCTTTGGAGAACACACACTGCTGGTGA
- the LAMTOR4 gene encoding ragulator complex protein LAMTOR4 isoform X1 yields the protein MRERTRRGFRVSAPQSTSALTQGLERIPDQLGYLVLSEGAVLASSGDLENDEQAASAISELVSTACGFRLHRGMNVPFKRLSVVFGEHTLLVTVSGQRVFVVKRQNRGREPIDV from the exons ATGCGCGAGAGGACCCGCCGAGGGTTCCGAGTCTCTGCTCCCCAATCT ACTTCTGCACTGACCCAGGGTTTGGAGCGAATCCCAGACCAGCTCGGCTACCTGGTACTGAGTGAAGGTGCAGTGCTGGCG TCATCTGGGGACCTGGAGAATGACGAGCAGGCAGCCAGTGCCATCTCTGAGCTGGTCAGCACAGCCTGCGGTTTCCGGCTGCACCGCGGCATGAATGTGCCCTTCAAGCGCCTGTCTG TGGTCTTTGGAGAACACACACTGCTGGTGACGGTGTCAGGACAGAGGGTGTTTGTGGTGAAGAGGCAGAACCGAGGTCGGGAGCCCATTGATGTCTGA
- the TRAPPC14 gene encoding trafficking protein particle complex subunit 14 isoform X1: MESQCDYSMYFPAVPLPPRAELAGDPGRYRALPRRNHLYLGETVRFLLVLRCRGGAGSGAGGGPGLGSRGAWAELATALAALASVSAGGGMPGGGGGAGDQDSEPPGGGDPGGGGLFRGCSPLLTHGPGPATSGGATTLPVEEPIVSTDEVIFPLTVSLDRLPPGTPKAKIVVTVWKREVEAPEVRDQGYLRLLQTRSPGETFRGEQSAFKAQVSTLLTLLPPPVLRCRQFTVAGKHLTVLKVLNSSSQEEISIWDIRILPNFNASYLPVMPDGSVLLVDNVCHQSGEVSMGSFCRLPGTSGCFPCPLNALEEHNFLFQLRGGEQPPPGAKEGLEVPLIAVVQWSTPKLPFTQSIYTHYRLPSVRLDRPCFVMTASCESPVRTYERFTVTYTLLNNLQDFLAVRLVWTPEHAQAGKQLCEEERRAMQAALDSIVCHTPLNNLGFSRKGSALTFSVGFQALRTGLFELSQHMKLKLQFTASVSHPPPEARPLSRKSSPSSPAVRDLVERHQASLGRSQSFSHQQPSRSHLMRSGSVMERRAITPPVASPVGRPLYLPPDKAVLSLDKIAKRECKVLVVEPVK; this comes from the exons ATGGAGTCCCAGTGCGACTACTCGATGTACTTCCCGGCCGTGCCGCTGCCGCCGCGCGCGGAGCTGGCAGGGGATCCGGGCCGGTACCGGGCGCTGCCCCGGCGCAACCATCTGTACTTGGGGGAGACTGTCCGCTTTCTGCTGGTGTTGCGCTGCCGGGGCGGTGCGGGGTCCGGCGCCGGGGGCGGCCCGGGCTTGGGCTCCAGAGGAGCCTGGGCAGAACTGGCAACGGCCCTGGCCGCTCTGGCCTCGGTCAGCGCCGGAGGCGGGATGccggggggcggcggcggcgccggcGACCAGGATTCGGAGCCCCCAGGGGGAGGGgatcctgggggtgggggtttgTTCCGAGGCTGCAGCCCCCTTCTCACCCACGGCCCGGGCCCTGCTACCTCAGGGGGAGCGACCACG CTGCCTGTGGAGGAACCGATTGTGTCCACAGATGAGGTCATCTTCCCACTCACCGTTTCACTGGATAGACTGCCCCCAGGGACACCTAAGGCCAAG ATTGTAGTGACTGTGTGGAagcgggaggttgaggcaccagAGGTCAGAGATCAAGGCTACCTGCGATTGCTGCAGACCCGATCTCCTGGGGAGACTTTCCGGGGCGAGCAGAGCGCTTTCAAGGCCCAAG TGAGCACGCTGCTGACTCTGCTGCCCCCTCCGGTTCTGAGATGCCGGCAGTTCACTGTGGCTGGAAAACACTTGACCGTGCTCAAGG TGCTGAACAGCTCCTCTCAGGAGGAAATCTCCATCTGGGATATCCGAATCCTCCCCAACTTCAATGCCAGTTATCTACCTGTCATGCCGGATGGCTCTGTGCTGCTGGTGGACAATGTCTG TCACCAGTCTGGGGAAGTCTCCATGGGCTCCTTCTGCCGCCTACCCGGGACCTCTGGCTGCTTCCCCTGCCCGCTGAATGCCCTGGAGGAACACAACTTCCTGTTTCAGCTGAGAGGGGGTGAGCAGCCCCCTCCAGGGGCCAAGGAG GGCCTGGAAGTTCCCCTGATTGCTGTGGTTCAGTGGTCCACCCCAAAGCTGCCCTTCACTCAGAGCATCTACACCCACTACCG ccTGCCCAGTGTCCGCCTGGACCGCCCGTGTTTCGTGATGACCGCTTCTTGTGAGTCCCCTGTTCGCACCTATGAGCGTTTCACTGTCACCTACACGCTGCTTAACAATCTCCAAGACTTCCTTGCTGTGAGGCTCGTGTGGACCCCGGAGCATGCGCAGGCTG GAAAGCAGCTGTGTGAGGAGGAGCGCCGGGCCATGCAGGCTGCCCTGGACTCCATCGTCTGCCACACGCCCCTCAACAACCTTGGCTTTTCCCGGAAGGGCAGCGCGCTCACCTTCAGTGTGGGCTTCCAAGCTCTGAGGACGGGGCTCTTCGAG CTAAGCCAGCACATGAAACTGAAGCTGCAGTTCACCGCCAGCGTGTCCCACCCTCCACCCGAGGCCCGGCCCCTCTCCCGCAAGAGCAGCCCTAGCAGCCCTGCTGTCCGGGACTTGGTGGAGAGGCATCAGGCTAGCCTGGGCCGCTCCCAGTCCTTCTCCCACCAGCAGCCTTCCCGAAGCCACCTCATGAG GTCAGGCAGTGTGATGGAGCGCAGGGCCATCACGCCCCCCGTGGCCTCTCCTGTTGGCCGCCCCCTCTACCTGCCCCCGGACAAGGCTGTATTGTCTCTGGACAAGATTGCCAAACGCGAGTGCAAGGTCCTGGTGGTGGAACCCGTCAAGTAG
- the TRAPPC14 gene encoding trafficking protein particle complex subunit 14 isoform X2, whose protein sequence is MPDGSVLLVDNVCHQSGEVSMGSFCRLPGTSGCFPCPLNALEEHNFLFQLRGGEQPPPGAKEGLEVPLIAVVQWSTPKLPFTQSIYTHYRLPSVRLDRPCFVMTASCESPVRTYERFTVTYTLLNNLQDFLAVRLVWTPEHAQAGKQLCEEERRAMQAALDSIVCHTPLNNLGFSRKGSALTFSVGFQALRTGLFELSQHMKLKLQFTASVSHPPPEARPLSRKSSPSSPAVRDLVERHQASLGRSQSFSHQQPSRSHLMRSGSVMERRAITPPVASPVGRPLYLPPDKAVLSLDKIAKRECKVLVVEPVK, encoded by the exons ATGCCGGATGGCTCTGTGCTGCTGGTGGACAATGTCTG TCACCAGTCTGGGGAAGTCTCCATGGGCTCCTTCTGCCGCCTACCCGGGACCTCTGGCTGCTTCCCCTGCCCGCTGAATGCCCTGGAGGAACACAACTTCCTGTTTCAGCTGAGAGGGGGTGAGCAGCCCCCTCCAGGGGCCAAGGAG GGCCTGGAAGTTCCCCTGATTGCTGTGGTTCAGTGGTCCACCCCAAAGCTGCCCTTCACTCAGAGCATCTACACCCACTACCG ccTGCCCAGTGTCCGCCTGGACCGCCCGTGTTTCGTGATGACCGCTTCTTGTGAGTCCCCTGTTCGCACCTATGAGCGTTTCACTGTCACCTACACGCTGCTTAACAATCTCCAAGACTTCCTTGCTGTGAGGCTCGTGTGGACCCCGGAGCATGCGCAGGCTG GAAAGCAGCTGTGTGAGGAGGAGCGCCGGGCCATGCAGGCTGCCCTGGACTCCATCGTCTGCCACACGCCCCTCAACAACCTTGGCTTTTCCCGGAAGGGCAGCGCGCTCACCTTCAGTGTGGGCTTCCAAGCTCTGAGGACGGGGCTCTTCGAG CTAAGCCAGCACATGAAACTGAAGCTGCAGTTCACCGCCAGCGTGTCCCACCCTCCACCCGAGGCCCGGCCCCTCTCCCGCAAGAGCAGCCCTAGCAGCCCTGCTGTCCGGGACTTGGTGGAGAGGCATCAGGCTAGCCTGGGCCGCTCCCAGTCCTTCTCCCACCAGCAGCCTTCCCGAAGCCACCTCATGAG GTCAGGCAGTGTGATGGAGCGCAGGGCCATCACGCCCCCCGTGGCCTCTCCTGTTGGCCGCCCCCTCTACCTGCCCCCGGACAAGGCTGTATTGTCTCTGGACAAGATTGCCAAACGCGAGTGCAAGGTCCTGGTGGTGGAACCCGTCAAGTAG
- the GAL3ST4 gene encoding galactose-3-O-sulfotransferase 4, translated as MGPLSPARTLRLWGPRSLGVALGVFMTIGFALQLLGGPFQRRLPGLQLRQPSAPSLRPALPFCPPRQRLVFLKTHKSGSSSVLSLLHRYGDRHGLRFALPARYQFGYPKLFQASRVKGYRPQGGGTQLPFHILCHHMRFNLKEVLQVMPSDSFFFSIVRDPAALARSAFSYYKSTSSAFRKSPSLAAFLANPRAFYRPGARGDHYARNLLWFDFGLPFPPEKRAKRGNIHPPRDPNPPQLRVLPSGAGPRAQTLNLNALIHPVSTVTDHRSQISSPASFDLGSSSFIQWSLAWLDSVFDLVMVAEYFDESLVLLADALCWGLDDVVGFMHNAQAGRKQGLSTVSNSGLTAEDRQLTARARAWNNLDWALYDHFNRSLWARIEKYGQRRLQTAVAKLRARREALAKHCLVGGEASDPKYITDRRFRPFQFGSAKVLGYILRSGLSPQDQEECERLATPELQYKDKLDAKQFPTTISLPLKTSRPLSP; from the exons ATGggccctctctctcctgccaggaCGCTGCGGCTCTGGGGACCTCGGAGCCTGGGGGTGGCTCTGGGAGTCTTCATGACCATTGGCTTTGCACTCCAGCTCTTGGGAGGGCCCTTCCAGAGGAG GCTACCCGGGCTACAGCTCCGACAGCCCTCAGCCCCATCCCTACGACCAGCCCTTCCGTTCTGCCCACCCCGGCAGCGACTGGTGTTCCTGAAGACGCATAAATCTGGGAGCAGCTCTGTGCTGAGCCTGCTTCACCGCTACGGGGACCGGCACGGGCTGCGCTTCGCCCTCCCTGCCCGCTACCAGTTTGGCTACCCAAAGCTCTTCCAGGCCTCTAGGGTAAAAGGCTACCGCCCCCAGGGTGGAGGCACCCAGCTCCCCTTCCACATCCTCTGTCACCACATGAGGTTCAACCTGAAAGAG GTACTTCAGGTCATGCCTTCTGACAgcttctttttttccattgtcCGAGACCCAGCGGCTCTGGCTCGCTCTGCCTTCTCCTACTATAAATCCACCTCATCAGCCTTCCGCAAGTCACCATCCTTGGCTGCCTTCCTGGCCAATCCTCGAGCCTTCTACAGGCCTGGGGCCCGTGGGGACCACTACGCTCGCAACTTACTATGGTTTGACTTTGGCCTGCCCTTTCCCCCCGAGAAGAGGGCCAAGAGAGGGAATATTCATCCCCCCAGAGACCCCAACCCCCCACAGCTGCGGGTCTTGCCTTCTGGTGCTGGCCCTCGAGCCCAAACCCTCAATCTCAATGCCCTCATCCATCCTGTTTCCACTGTTACTGATCATCGCAGCCAGATATCAAGCCCTGCCTCTTTCGATTTGGGGTCTTCATCCTTCATCCAGTGGAGTCTGGCCTGGCTGGACTCTGTCTTTGACCTGGTCATGGTGGCTGAGTACTTCGATGAGTCATTGGTTCTGCTGGCAGATGCCCTGTGCTGGGGTCTAGATGACGTGGTGGGCTTCATGCACAATGCCCAGGCTGGACGTAAGCAGGGCCTCAGCACTGTCAGCAACAGTGGACTGACTGCGGAGGACCGGCAGCTGACTGCACGGGCCCGAGCCTGGAACAACCTGGACTGGGCTCTCTATGACCACTTCAACCGCAGTCTCTGGGCACGGATAGAGAAATACGGCCAGCGCCGGCTGCAGACAGCTGTGGCCAAGCTCCGGGCTCGCCGAGAGGCCCTAGCGAAACATTGTCTGGTAGGGGGTGAGGCTTCTGACCCCAAATACATCACTGATCGCCGGTTCCGCCCCTTCCAGTTTGGGTCAGCTAAGGTTTTGGGCTATATACTTCGGAGTGGATTGAGCCCCCAAGACCAAGAGGAGTGTGAGCGCCTAGCTACCCCTGAGCTCCAGTACAAGGACAAGCTGGATGCCAAGCAGTTCCCCACTACCATCTCACTGCCCCTCAAGACTTCAAGGCCACTCTCCCCATAA
- the GPC2 gene encoding glypican-2: MSALRPLLLLLLPLCPGPGPGPGSEAKVTRSCAETRQVLGARGYSLNLIPPALISGEHLRVCPQEYTCCSSETEQRLIREAEATFQGLVEDSGSFLVHTLAARHRKFDEFFLEMLSVAQHSLTQLFSHSYGRLYAQHALIFNGLFSRLRDFYGESGEGLDDTLADFWAQLLERVFPLLHPQYSFPPDYLLCLSRLASSTDGSLQPFGDSPRRLRLQITRTLVAARAFVQGLETGRSVVSEALKVPVSESCSQALMRLIGCPLCRGVPSLMPCQGFCLNVVRGCLSSRGLEPDWGNYLDGLLILADKLQGPFSFELAAESIGVKISEGLMYLQENSAKVSAQVFQECGPPHPVPARNRRAPPPREEAGRLWSMVTEEERPTTAAGTNLHRLVWELRERLARMRGFWARLSLTVCGDSRMAADASLEAAPCWTGAGRGRYLPPVVGGSLAEQVNNPELKVDASGPDVPTRRRRLQLRAATARMKAAALGHDLDGQDMDEDASGSGGGQQYADDWMAGAVAPPARPPRPPYPPRRDGSGGKGGGGSARYNQGRSRSGGASIGFHTQTILILSLAALALLGPR; encoded by the exons ATGTCCGCGCTGCGACCTctcctgcttctgctgctgcctcTGTGTCCCGGTCCTGGTCCCGGACCCGGGAGCGAGGCAAAGGTCACCCGGAGTTGTGCAGAGACCCGGCAGGTGCTGGGGGCCCGGGGATATAGCTTAAACCTAATCCCTCCCGCCCTGATCTCAg GTGAGCACCTCCGGGTCTGTCCCCAGGAGTACACCTGCTGTTCCAGTGAGACAGAGCAGAGGCTgatcagggaggctgaggccacctTCCAAGGCCTGGTGGAGGACAGCGGCTCCTTTCTGGTTCACACACTGGCTGCCAGGCACAGAAAATTTGATG AGTTTTTTCTGGAGATGCTCTCAGTAGCCCAGCACTCTCTGACCCAGCTCTTCTCCCACTCCTACGGCCGCCTGTATGCCCAGCACGCCCTCATATTCAATGGCCTGTTCTCTCGGCTGCGAGACTTCTATGGGGAATCTGGTGAGGGGTTGGATGACACCCTGGCGGATTTCTGGGCACAGCTCCTGGAGAGAGTGTTCCCGCTGCTGCACCCACAGTACAGCTTCCCCCCTGACTACCTGCTCTGCCTCTCACGCTTGGCCTCATCTACCGATGGCTCTCTGCAGCCCTTCGGGGACTCACCCCGCCGCCTCCGCCTGCAG ATAACCCGGACCCTGGTGGCTGCCCGAGCCTTTGTGCAGGGCCTGGAGACTGGAAGAAGTGTGGTCAGCGAAGCACTTAAG GTGCCGGTGTCTGAAAGCTGCAGCCAGGCTCTGATGCGTCTCATCGGCTGTCCCCTGTGCCGGGGGGTCCCCTCACTTATGCCCTGCCAGGGCTTCTGCCTCAACGTGGTTCGTGGCTGTCTCAGCAGCAGGGGACTGGAGCCTGACTGGGGCAACTATCTGG ATGGTCTCCTGATCCTGGCTGATAAGCTCCAGGGCCCCTTTTCCTTTGAGCTGGCGGCTGAGTCCATTGGGGTGAAGATCTCGGAGGGTTTGATGTACCTGCAGGAAAACAGTGCGAAGGTGTCCGCCCAG GTGTTTCAGGAGTGCGGCCCCCCCCACCCGGTGCCTGCCCGCAACCGTCGAGCCCCGCCGCCCCGGGAAGAGGCGGGCCGGCTGTGGTCGATGGTGACCGAGGAGGAGCGGCCCACGACGGCCGCGGGCACCAACCTGCACCGGCTG GTGTGGGAGCTCCGCGAGCGTCTGGCCCGGATGCGGGGCTTCTGGGCCCGGCTGTCCCTGACGGTGTGCGGAGACTCTCGCATGGCAGCGGACGCCTCGCTGGAGGCGGCGCCCTGCTGGACCGGAGCCGGGCGGGGCCG GTACTTGCCGCCAGTGGTCGGGGGCTCCCTGGCCGAGCAGGTCAACAACCCCGAGCTCAAGGTGGACGCCTCGGGCCCCGATGTCCCGACACGGCGGCGTCGGCTACAGCTCCGGGCGGCCACGGCCAGAATGAAAGCGGCCGCACTGGGACACGACCTGGACGGGCAGGACATGG ATGAGGACGCCAGCGGCTCTGGAGGGGGACAGCAGTATGCAGATGACTGGATGGCTGGGGCTGTGGCTCCCCCAgcccggccgcctcggcctccataCCCTCCTAGAAGGGACGGTTCTGGGGGCAAAGGAGGAGGTGGCAGTGCCCGCTACAACCAGGGCCGGAGCAGGAGTGGGGGGGCATCTATTGGTTTTCACACCCAAACCATCCTCATTCTCTCCCTCGCAGCCCTGGCCCTGCTTGGACCTCGATAA